One segment of Thermincola ferriacetica DNA contains the following:
- a CDS encoding cytochrome c biogenesis protein ResB yields the protein MAKNYYLKSLFYFLKSKQLALVTIFLLTVLSVLGMIVSRDSADVALRRVFASWWFIVTAFVFLLNLFLCTVSQLRSSVVRRAGLHTWGKTVFHVGLVLVAVGGFVSTGFKMTGYFMVAEGEIRPEVHTNYRKIEEGPLFSEKMHQGFVVTLLKQSPVYDRQGRVNYIRSKVAIIEEGKTVAAHWVEKGSPLIYKNYRFFYYLAGFAPMVTIRDSNGKIIYQTFLLLNTYQEGEKPAAYLVTGQPLYETPFTVDLQFFPDARQKNGNLIGVSDRLLNPVAYITVYDRTKKKLAEGIISDKQGVLLPGKQTIALGSEVRRWVGLEVVNDPGARILFAGFWVSLFGLIMFFLKGLQLRIKEA from the coding sequence ATGGCGAAAAATTATTATTTAAAATCGCTGTTTTATTTTTTAAAATCAAAGCAACTTGCTCTGGTCACCATCTTTTTGCTGACAGTCCTTTCAGTGCTGGGCATGATTGTATCACGAGACAGCGCCGATGTTGCCCTGCGGCGTGTGTTTGCGTCTTGGTGGTTTATAGTTACTGCTTTTGTCTTTTTGCTGAACTTGTTTCTTTGCACCGTATCTCAGCTCAGATCTTCTGTCGTGCGCAGGGCCGGCCTGCATACATGGGGTAAAACGGTTTTTCATGTTGGCCTGGTTTTGGTGGCGGTAGGGGGTTTTGTTTCAACAGGGTTTAAAATGACGGGTTATTTTATGGTTGCCGAAGGGGAAATAAGGCCCGAAGTGCATACTAATTACAGGAAAATTGAGGAAGGACCGTTATTCAGTGAAAAAATGCACCAGGGCTTTGTCGTAACCCTGTTGAAACAGAGTCCCGTATACGACCGCCAGGGTAGAGTAAATTATATCAGATCAAAGGTGGCAATTATAGAAGAGGGTAAAACTGTGGCCGCCCACTGGGTAGAAAAGGGGTCACCATTAATTTATAAAAATTACAGGTTCTTTTATTACCTGGCGGGTTTTGCCCCTATGGTGACTATCAGGGACAGCAATGGAAAGATAATTTACCAGACATTCCTGCTTTTGAATACTTACCAGGAAGGGGAAAAACCGGCTGCTTATTTAGTGACGGGGCAGCCTCTGTATGAAACACCGTTTACCGTTGATTTGCAATTTTTTCCTGATGCCAGGCAGAAAAACGGGAATTTGATCGGTGTGTCTGACCGCTTATTAAATCCTGTGGCTTATATAACCGTATATGACAGAACGAAGAAAAAGCTTGCCGAAGGTATAATCTCCGACAAACAGGGCGTACTGTTGCCGGGCAAGCAAACAATTGCCCTGGGTAGTGAAGTGCGGCGATGGGTTGGACTGGAAGTGGTCAATGATCCTGGCGCCCGGATCTTATTTGCCGGGTTTTGGGTATCTTTATTTGGTTTAATCATGTTTTTCCTCAAGGGCTTACAGCTTAGGATTAAGGAGGCTTAA
- the ccsB gene encoding c-type cytochrome biogenesis protein CcsB: MDSVKVQIILYWISVGFYAVATILLFSSTIFGKGRFLKPSLFLAAAGFVAHTAALILRWKQTGHFPYWGTYEVFASYAWGAVAFYLIVQLFRPNLKILGALVLPLSFIMIGIAVMTSTEVKEIPRTFFTYWLGIHILFAKLSYGSALIAAGVGILYLLKESSELRGQVHPLLEKLPDIKKLDYLNYRFVVFAFIMLLIMIASGSVWAYKAWGRYWGWDPIETWAFISWLVYGFYLHLRITYRWQGKMSAWMSIFCLLLVLFAFFGIPLIYPSVHEHLKYSGLA; this comes from the coding sequence GTGGATTCTGTTAAAGTGCAAATCATCCTTTATTGGATTTCGGTAGGTTTTTATGCCGTTGCTACAATTTTGCTTTTCAGTTCTACTATTTTCGGTAAAGGCAGGTTCTTAAAACCGTCACTCTTTCTTGCTGCAGCAGGATTTGTCGCCCATACGGCTGCTTTAATTCTGCGCTGGAAGCAGACAGGCCATTTTCCTTATTGGGGCACATACGAAGTTTTTGCCTCTTATGCCTGGGGCGCTGTGGCTTTTTACCTGATCGTGCAGTTATTCAGACCAAACTTAAAAATTTTAGGGGCCCTGGTCCTTCCCCTCTCATTCATCATGATTGGGATAGCTGTCATGACTTCTACCGAGGTGAAAGAAATTCCCCGTACCTTTTTCACTTATTGGTTAGGCATCCATATCCTTTTCGCCAAGCTTTCCTATGGGTCGGCATTAATTGCTGCGGGGGTAGGCATCCTATACTTACTGAAAGAGTCTTCTGAATTGCGGGGCCAGGTTCATCCTCTACTGGAAAAACTCCCCGATATAAAGAAGTTAGATTATCTGAACTATCGGTTTGTCGTTTTCGCATTCATCATGTTACTGATCATGATCGCTTCCGGTTCAGTATGGGCTTATAAGGCCTGGGGGCGTTACTGGGGATGGGACCCTATAGAAACCTGGGCTTTTATTTCCTGGCTTGTTTATGGATTTTACCTGCACTTGAGAATTACTTACAGATGGCAGGGCAAAATGTCGGCCTGGATGTCCATATTTTGTCTGCTGTTGGTTTTGTTTGCTTTTTTTGGCATACCCCTTATTTATCCCAGTGTTCACGAACACTTAAAATACAGTGGACTGGCCTGA